A stretch of Flavobacterium sp. N1994 DNA encodes these proteins:
- a CDS encoding aldehyde dehydrogenase family protein, whose translation MSRIEVLKTYKIYIGGSFPRTESGRYYPLVVNKKTVANMCLSSVKDFRNAVVAARNAQGGWSHKTAYNRCQILYRIAEVLEGRKAQFVSELELQGISKAKAEKEVDLSIDRLIYYAGWCDKYTQLHSTVNPVSGSFFNFSVPEPMGVISVYAPQQSGLLGLVTQIASIIAGGNTCVVLASEQLALCAVTFAEVLATSDVPGGVVNILTGNQTELLTQFAAHKDVNAILYCGKDSEMIAKIQDLAIENLKRVVLREDSEYFDDKHESPYLIYDFQETKTTWHPIEVIAGAGAGY comes from the coding sequence ATGTCAAGAATAGAAGTTTTGAAAACCTATAAAATATACATCGGTGGAAGTTTTCCAAGAACCGAATCAGGACGTTATTATCCGCTTGTTGTCAACAAAAAAACGGTAGCCAATATGTGTTTATCTTCTGTAAAAGATTTCAGAAATGCTGTCGTTGCTGCTCGAAATGCTCAAGGGGGATGGTCGCATAAAACCGCTTACAATCGTTGTCAAATTTTGTATAGAATTGCAGAAGTTCTAGAAGGAAGAAAAGCACAGTTTGTATCCGAACTAGAATTGCAGGGAATCTCTAAAGCCAAAGCCGAAAAAGAAGTAGATTTAAGTATCGATCGCTTGATTTATTATGCTGGATGGTGCGATAAGTACACACAATTACACAGTACGGTAAATCCGGTTTCGGGAAGTTTCTTCAATTTTTCTGTACCAGAACCTATGGGGGTTATCTCTGTATATGCGCCACAACAAAGTGGCTTACTTGGTTTAGTAACACAAATCGCAAGTATCATTGCCGGTGGAAACACCTGTGTAGTATTAGCCTCAGAACAATTAGCACTATGCGCTGTCACGTTTGCCGAAGTATTAGCAACTTCTGATGTTCCGGGCGGTGTGGTTAATATCTTAACTGGAAATCAAACTGAACTGCTAACTCAATTCGCGGCACATAAAGATGTGAATGCCATTTTATATTGTGGTAAAGATTCAGAAATGATTGCCAAAATTCAGGATTTAGCCATCGAAAACTTAAAACGAGTTGTGCTCCGTGAAGACAGCGAATATTTTGATGACAAACACGAATCGCCTTATTTAATTTATGATTTCCAAGAAACCAAAACAACCTGGCATCCGATTGAAGTGATTGCCGGTGCTGGAGCTGGTTATTAA
- a CDS encoding M13 family metallopeptidase, with amino-acid sequence MKNLKMTLLAAVVLVASCAKKEDLTSGINKKNMDTKVKPGDNFANYVNGTWLKTTKIPSDKASYGAFDMLYDQSQKDVKAIIEDAAKSNAADGSDEQKIGDCFSSFMNRKERDAKGLTPIQPELKAIDAIANYDDLASFFGTVNRTGISIPFQISVYSDFKDPTKYILITWQSGLGLGEREYYLSPDPKMADIRKKYVAHVEKMLQLGGIENPTENAAKIMALETSLATQQMKKEDTRDVMKLYNKYATADLKTLMPDFNWTAMLTKASVEKEKSIVVTQVDYIKNLNNIIKKTPIDTWKTYLKWGLINKSASLLTAELDNQNFDFYGKTLNGTEKQEDDWKRGVSTVNGSLGEVVGKVYVEKHFSPEAKERMVTMVKNLLNSYAESIKKLDWMSADTKKEALKKVDKFMIKIGYPDKWRDYSTLKIAKNDLYGNTQRATEFEYKRNLDKLGKPVDRTEWGMTPQTVNAYYNPSLNEIVFPAAILQPPFFDLKADDAVNYGAIGAVIGHEIGHGFDDEGSTFDGDGVMKNWWTPADLAAFKAKTSALVAQYNSFKAFPDLNVNGTFTLGENIGDLGGLSIAIKAYKATLKGKEAPVMDGFTGMQRVFLGWGQVWGEKTREEALRSQIARDPHSPAKFRINGVVRNVPEFYEAFKIKPTDSLYLAPEKRVKIW; translated from the coding sequence ATGAAAAACTTAAAAATGACCCTTCTTGCAGCAGTTGTTCTAGTAGCTTCTTGCGCAAAAAAAGAAGACCTTACCTCGGGTATCAATAAAAAAAATATGGACACCAAGGTAAAACCTGGCGATAACTTTGCTAATTATGTAAACGGAACTTGGCTAAAAACCACAAAAATTCCATCAGATAAGGCCTCTTATGGAGCTTTTGACATGCTATACGATCAATCTCAAAAAGATGTAAAAGCCATTATTGAAGATGCTGCGAAATCAAATGCTGCGGATGGTTCTGACGAACAAAAAATTGGTGACTGTTTTTCTTCCTTTATGAATAGAAAAGAAAGAGATGCTAAAGGTTTAACTCCTATTCAGCCTGAACTAAAAGCTATTGATGCCATTGCCAATTATGATGATTTAGCAAGCTTTTTTGGTACGGTCAACAGAACTGGTATTAGCATTCCTTTTCAAATATCGGTTTACTCTGATTTTAAAGACCCAACGAAATATATCTTGATTACTTGGCAAAGTGGACTTGGTCTCGGTGAAAGAGAGTATTACCTTTCTCCAGATCCCAAAATGGCTGATATCAGAAAAAAATACGTTGCTCATGTTGAGAAAATGTTGCAATTAGGGGGTATTGAGAACCCTACTGAAAATGCGGCTAAAATTATGGCCTTAGAAACTTCGCTTGCTACGCAACAAATGAAAAAAGAAGACACTCGTGATGTCATGAAGTTATATAACAAATATGCAACAGCTGATTTAAAAACCTTGATGCCTGATTTTAATTGGACAGCAATGCTAACTAAAGCTAGTGTTGAAAAAGAAAAAAGTATCGTAGTAACCCAAGTAGACTATATCAAAAATCTAAATAATATCATCAAAAAAACACCTATTGACACTTGGAAAACCTACTTAAAATGGGGTTTAATTAATAAATCAGCTTCTTTATTAACTGCGGAATTAGACAATCAAAATTTTGATTTTTACGGCAAAACATTAAATGGCACTGAAAAACAAGAAGACGATTGGAAAAGAGGAGTTAGTACTGTTAATGGAAGTTTAGGCGAAGTGGTTGGAAAAGTATACGTTGAAAAACATTTCTCTCCAGAAGCCAAAGAGCGTATGGTTACCATGGTTAAAAACTTGTTGAATTCTTATGCGGAAAGTATCAAAAAACTAGATTGGATGAGTGCTGATACTAAAAAAGAAGCTTTGAAAAAAGTCGATAAATTCATGATAAAAATTGGTTATCCTGATAAATGGAGAGATTACTCAACATTAAAAATTGCAAAAAATGATTTGTATGGCAATACTCAAAGAGCGACTGAATTTGAATACAAAAGAAATCTAGACAAATTAGGAAAACCAGTTGACCGAACAGAATGGGGCATGACGCCACAAACCGTAAATGCTTACTACAATCCATCGCTTAATGAAATTGTATTCCCAGCTGCTATTTTACAACCTCCTTTCTTTGATTTAAAAGCTGATGATGCTGTAAATTATGGGGCTATTGGTGCCGTTATTGGTCACGAAATTGGTCACGGTTTTGATGATGAAGGAAGTACTTTTGATGGTGATGGGGTAATGAAAAACTGGTGGACACCTGCAGACTTAGCTGCTTTCAAAGCTAAAACAAGTGCCTTGGTTGCTCAATACAATAGCTTCAAAGCCTTTCCAGATTTGAATGTAAATGGTACGTTTACTCTTGGTGAAAACATTGGAGATTTAGGAGGATTAAGTATCGCTATCAAAGCATACAAAGCAACATTGAAAGGAAAAGAAGCGCCAGTAATGGATGGTTTCACTGGAATGCAGCGTGTCTTCTTAGGATGGGGACAAGTTTGGGGAGAAAAAACACGTGAAGAAGCCCTTCGTAGTCAAATCGCACGCGACCCACACTCGCCAGCTAAATTCAGAATTAATGGTGTTGTTAGAAACGTACCCGAATTCTATGAAGCATTCAAAATCAAGCCAACAGACTCCTTATATCTTGCTCCAGAGAAACGAGTTAAAATTTGGTAG
- a CDS encoding L-threonine 3-dehydrogenase — translation MSTKILIIGACGQIGTELTQKLRSIYGNDNVIASDIRKLNNDIVNNGIFEVINALDYNQIEHLIEQYQITDVYLMAALLSATAEKNPAFAWDLNMNSLFHVLNLAKAKKIKKIFWPSSIAVFGPTTPRNNTPQYTIMEPTTVYGISKQTGERWCEYYHHIYGVDVRSIRYPGLISWSTEPGGGTTDYAVDIYHKALKEGKYECFLSEDTALPMMYMDDAIRATIEIMQAPSEDIKIRSSYNLSGVSFTPKEIASEIKKHIPNFTISYKPDFRQKIADSWPASIEDDCARQDWNWEHKFDLASMTVEMLDHLK, via the coding sequence ATGAGCACAAAAATTTTAATCATTGGGGCTTGCGGGCAAATCGGAACCGAGCTCACGCAAAAGCTAAGAAGTATTTATGGGAATGATAATGTCATCGCTTCAGACATCAGAAAACTGAATAATGACATTGTGAACAACGGTATTTTTGAAGTCATCAATGCACTAGATTACAATCAGATTGAGCATTTAATTGAGCAATATCAAATCACAGATGTTTATTTAATGGCGGCTTTACTATCCGCTACAGCAGAAAAGAATCCAGCCTTTGCTTGGGATTTAAATATGAATTCTTTGTTTCACGTATTGAATTTGGCGAAAGCAAAAAAAATAAAAAAGATATTTTGGCCCTCCAGTATAGCCGTTTTTGGACCAACTACACCAAGAAATAATACACCACAATACACTATAATGGAACCAACCACCGTTTATGGAATTAGTAAACAAACGGGAGAGAGATGGTGTGAGTATTACCATCATATTTATGGGGTTGACGTGAGAAGTATCAGGTACCCAGGGTTAATAAGTTGGTCAACAGAACCTGGTGGAGGGACTACCGATTATGCAGTTGATATTTATCACAAAGCTTTAAAAGAAGGAAAGTATGAATGTTTCCTTTCCGAAGATACCGCCTTACCGATGATGTATATGGATGATGCGATTCGTGCCACAATTGAGATTATGCAGGCTCCTAGTGAGGATATTAAAATTCGTTCTTCGTATAATTTATCGGGAGTTAGCTTTACGCCAAAAGAAATAGCATCTGAAATCAAAAAACACATTCCTAATTTTACAATTTCTTATAAACCCGATTTTCGTCAAAAGATTGCTGACAGTTGGCCAGCTTCTATAGAGGATGACTGCGCAAGACAAGATTGGAATTGGGAGCATAAATTTGATTTAGCTTCAATGACCGTTGAAATGCTTGACCATTTGAAATAG
- a CDS encoding L,D-transpeptidase family protein, translated as MKKVRVYGILVIVFVVSISLISWFCDKKKDMALTSHKKASKSFVVSFDSTLVSAFYAKYPKLVLYKKQVVSLYQKNNYDFIWYDKKGRKETADVIYNKINNLNLEGVLAKVPYKDVLDGLFLKASAKPDLDTELFLSNYYFFYVNKTLQGIDSTKMKELEWYLPRKKQSYVGYLDSLLVDPKLIDNKEQHISQYYKLKTVLQRYRDIEQKGGWDSITVPKDFVAIKPGDSSDVVAKIRTRLFLTGDITEDSGKRVYGNALQQAILKYKKRNGFTLDKTILPKHLDEMNVPVSERIKTIMANMERCRWISTDVTKAKEFVVVNIPSYSLTYFKEGKAALVSNVVVGNTMNKTVIFSGMMSYIVFSPYWNVPTNIIKTEILPAMKKDKNYLSKHKMEWNGGNIRQKPGPSNSLGLVKFLFPNTNNIYLHDTPSKSLFNSEKRAFSHGCIRVEKPVELANLILTDDKHWTPEKIDKAMHKGKESWYTLKNKIPVYIGYFTAWVDDDGTVNFYKDIYERDQRLTSMLVEE; from the coding sequence ATGAAGAAGGTTCGTGTGTATGGTATTTTGGTTATTGTTTTTGTAGTAAGCATTTCTTTGATCAGTTGGTTTTGTGATAAGAAAAAAGACATGGCCTTGACTAGTCATAAAAAAGCATCAAAGAGTTTTGTTGTTTCTTTTGATAGTACATTAGTTAGCGCCTTTTATGCTAAGTACCCCAAATTAGTTTTGTATAAAAAACAAGTCGTTTCGCTTTATCAAAAAAACAACTATGATTTTATTTGGTATGACAAAAAGGGAAGAAAAGAGACCGCGGATGTAATCTACAATAAAATTAACAACTTGAATCTAGAAGGTGTTCTAGCTAAAGTACCGTATAAAGACGTTTTAGATGGATTATTTCTAAAAGCTAGTGCCAAACCCGATTTGGACACGGAGTTGTTTTTGTCTAACTACTATTTCTTTTACGTCAATAAAACACTTCAAGGCATTGATAGTACTAAAATGAAGGAGTTAGAGTGGTATTTGCCTAGAAAAAAACAATCCTATGTTGGTTATTTAGATTCTTTATTGGTTGACCCCAAATTGATCGATAATAAAGAACAACATATTAGTCAGTATTATAAACTTAAAACAGTTCTTCAACGATATAGAGATATTGAGCAAAAGGGAGGTTGGGATTCTATTACTGTACCAAAAGACTTTGTTGCCATTAAACCAGGGGATAGTTCGGATGTTGTGGCTAAAATTAGAACAAGACTGTTTTTGACAGGAGATATTACGGAAGACTCGGGTAAGAGAGTATATGGGAATGCACTTCAACAAGCTATTTTGAAATATAAAAAGCGTAACGGCTTCACATTAGACAAAACGATTTTACCAAAACACCTAGATGAAATGAATGTGCCTGTTAGTGAGCGAATAAAAACTATCATGGCCAATATGGAGCGCTGTCGATGGATTTCTACAGATGTAACCAAAGCCAAAGAGTTTGTTGTCGTTAATATCCCATCGTATAGTTTAACCTATTTCAAAGAAGGAAAAGCAGCCTTAGTCTCCAATGTCGTTGTTGGTAACACCATGAATAAAACCGTAATCTTTAGTGGAATGATGAGCTATATTGTGTTTAGTCCATACTGGAATGTGCCTACAAATATTATTAAAACAGAGATTCTTCCAGCTATGAAAAAAGATAAAAATTATTTGTCAAAACATAAAATGGAATGGAACGGAGGCAATATTAGACAAAAACCAGGCCCTTCTAATTCTTTGGGATTGGTGAAATTTTTATTCCCAAATACTAACAATATTTATTTACACGATACCCCTTCTAAAAGTTTGTTTAATTCAGAGAAAAGAGCGTTTAGTCATGGATGCATTCGGGTTGAAAAACCAGTTGAATTAGCCAATTTAATTTTGACAGATGATAAACATTGGACGCCAGAAAAAATTGATAAAGCGATGCACAAAGGAAAAGAAAGTTGGTATACACTCAAAAATAAAATCCCTGTTTACATAGGTTATTTTACTGCGTGGGTTGATGATGATGGCACCGTAAATTTCTACAAAGACATTTATGAAAGAGACCAACGATTAACCTCTATGTTGGTGGAAGAATAA
- a CDS encoding CoA-acylating methylmalonate-semialdehyde dehydrogenase, whose amino-acid sequence MKYSAIQNYIGGSFVNASTSKTMDVISPLDGNHLSTVPMSNSKDLDDAVKAAQAAFPAWSKTPIKERVQVFFRYKTLLEKNLKELAELCSEENGKTHGESVAEIEKCIELTEFATSLPQLITGELLEVSKGVECRTEHVPLGVVASIVPFNFPSMVPNWTIPNAIALGNCMIIKPSEKVPLSCGRLAELLKEAGLPDGVFNVVHGDVDIVNAICDHPNIEAVSFVGSTKVAKIVYQRATQNLKRCLSLGGAKNHLMVLPDAIPDMTAQNVAASMSGCAGQRCMAASAMVGVGEIDHIVSKICDEARKIVPGVNLGAVINKESQDRIESYISQAEKDGAKILVDGRNTKVAGKEKGTYVGPTVIDFVTPDMSVAKEEIFGPVISIIRTKTVDEALAIENANPYGNAASVFTQNGGMARYIIDKASAGMIGVNVGVPVPREPFSFGGWNESKFGVGDITGKSSIEFWTKLKKSTVKWNAEAGVNWMS is encoded by the coding sequence ATGAAATATTCAGCAATTCAGAATTATATCGGAGGCAGTTTTGTAAACGCTTCTACCTCAAAAACGATGGATGTCATTTCTCCTTTAGATGGAAATCATTTATCAACAGTTCCAATGTCGAATTCCAAAGATTTAGACGATGCTGTCAAAGCTGCGCAAGCCGCCTTTCCTGCTTGGAGCAAAACACCAATCAAGGAAAGAGTACAAGTATTCTTTAGATATAAAACCTTATTAGAAAAGAACCTTAAAGAACTTGCTGAATTATGCAGCGAGGAAAACGGAAAAACTCATGGCGAATCTGTTGCCGAAATAGAAAAATGTATTGAACTTACTGAATTTGCCACATCATTACCACAACTTATAACAGGAGAATTATTAGAAGTAAGCAAAGGCGTTGAATGTAGAACAGAGCACGTTCCTTTGGGAGTTGTCGCTTCTATCGTTCCATTCAACTTTCCATCAATGGTTCCCAATTGGACGATTCCAAACGCCATTGCCTTAGGAAATTGTATGATTATAAAACCGTCGGAAAAAGTGCCGTTAAGTTGTGGAAGATTAGCGGAACTTTTAAAAGAAGCCGGACTTCCCGATGGAGTTTTTAACGTAGTTCACGGCGATGTTGATATCGTAAATGCCATATGTGACCATCCAAATATCGAAGCGGTATCCTTTGTTGGTTCTACTAAAGTGGCGAAGATTGTGTACCAACGTGCTACCCAAAATCTAAAAAGATGTTTATCACTTGGTGGAGCCAAAAATCACTTAATGGTTTTACCAGATGCTATTCCTGATATGACAGCGCAAAACGTGGCAGCTTCGATGTCGGGTTGTGCGGGGCAGCGTTGTATGGCCGCTTCCGCAATGGTTGGAGTAGGTGAAATTGACCACATCGTTTCCAAAATTTGTGATGAAGCTCGTAAAATAGTTCCGGGTGTAAACTTAGGTGCTGTTATCAATAAAGAATCTCAAGACAGAATTGAAAGTTATATCAGTCAAGCTGAAAAAGATGGTGCTAAAATTCTAGTTGATGGAAGAAATACCAAAGTAGCTGGAAAAGAAAAAGGAACCTATGTAGGACCAACAGTAATCGACTTTGTAACTCCAGATATGAGTGTGGCAAAAGAAGAAATCTTTGGACCAGTAATTTCAATTATCAGAACCAAAACTGTAGACGAAGCACTGGCAATTGAAAACGCAAATCCTTATGGAAATGCAGCTAGTGTGTTTACTCAAAACGGTGGAATGGCGCGTTATATTATTGACAAAGCTAGTGCCGGAATGATTGGAGTAAATGTTGGAGTTCCAGTACCTAGAGAACCATTCAGTTTTGGTGGTTGGAACGAAAGTAAATTTGGAGTAGGTGATATCACCGGAAAAAGTTCTATTGAGTTTTGGACCAAATTAAAGAAAAGTACCGTGAAGTGGAATGCCGAAGCTGGCGTAAATTGGATGAGTTAA
- the deoC gene encoding deoxyribose-phosphate aldolase produces the protein MKHTDFLNSPRIDQVGIEDRIARITSRSIKKESKMQGLLMALNMIDLTTLEGADTEEKVKQLCFKAHHLHDEIPGLPTTAAVCVYPNFVKLAVNELKGTGVKVASVATAFPSGQSSAEIKLLDTKMAVDGGADEVDMVISRGKFHSGEYNFVFDEIAMIKEACGKNVRLKVILETGEIGTLDKVRQASDIAMHAGADFIKTSTGKIKPAATLPVTLVMLEAIRDYYYKTGIMIGMKPAGGISTSKLALHYLLMVKETLGGKWLTNEYFRFGASSLANDVLLQIAKQKSGIYQSNDYISKV, from the coding sequence ATGAAACATACTGATTTTTTAAATTCCCCGCGAATAGATCAAGTTGGGATTGAGGACAGAATTGCCAGAATCACATCACGAAGCATAAAGAAAGAATCAAAAATGCAAGGCTTACTTATGGCATTGAACATGATTGATTTAACTACTTTAGAAGGAGCAGATACCGAAGAAAAAGTAAAACAACTTTGTTTTAAAGCACACCATTTACATGATGAAATTCCAGGATTGCCAACAACTGCTGCAGTTTGTGTTTATCCAAATTTTGTCAAGTTGGCTGTTAATGAACTGAAAGGAACAGGAGTGAAAGTTGCTTCAGTAGCCACTGCTTTTCCAAGTGGCCAATCCAGTGCTGAAATCAAATTATTAGACACCAAAATGGCTGTTGATGGTGGAGCTGATGAAGTTGATATGGTAATCAGTCGTGGTAAATTTCATAGCGGTGAATACAATTTTGTGTTCGATGAAATTGCTATGATAAAAGAAGCTTGTGGGAAAAACGTTCGTCTGAAAGTTATCCTTGAAACAGGAGAAATTGGAACCTTGGATAAAGTCCGTCAAGCAAGTGATATCGCTATGCATGCTGGAGCAGACTTCATCAAAACGTCAACTGGGAAAATAAAACCAGCGGCAACATTACCAGTAACTTTAGTAATGCTTGAAGCTATCCGCGATTATTATTATAAAACTGGAATCATGATTGGAATGAAACCGGCGGGCGGCATTTCAACATCGAAATTAGCCTTACATTATTTACTGATGGTAAAAGAAACCCTTGGCGGAAAATGGTTAACCAATGAGTACTTTCGTTTTGGAGCAAGTAGTTTAGCCAACGATGTGTTATTGCAAATCGCAAAACAAAAATCAGGCATTTACCAATCGAATGATTATATTTCTAAAGTTTAA
- a CDS encoding nuclear transport factor 2 family protein: protein MKKTLFLILFPFFINSISAQNDFKDQVNKTLDTWHKAAANADYNNYFDALSDDAIFIGTDATENWNKVAFETFAKPYFDKGKAWSFTPIERHIYFNEDKTIAWFDELLDTRMKICRGSGVLVLINHNWKIKHYVLSMTIPNDSTDEVVKIKSPIEEKLITTLKNKKE, encoded by the coding sequence ATGAAAAAAACACTATTTCTTATACTATTCCCATTTTTCATCAATTCTATTTCTGCGCAAAATGACTTCAAAGATCAAGTCAACAAAACATTAGATACTTGGCACAAAGCTGCCGCTAATGCTGACTACAACAATTACTTTGATGCACTATCCGACGATGCTATTTTTATTGGAACCGATGCTACTGAAAATTGGAATAAAGTTGCTTTTGAAACTTTTGCTAAACCCTATTTTGACAAAGGAAAAGCATGGAGTTTTACTCCAATAGAAAGACATATTTACTTTAATGAAGACAAAACAATAGCCTGGTTTGATGAATTACTCGATACTCGAATGAAAATCTGTCGCGGTTCAGGTGTACTTGTTTTAATTAATCATAATTGGAAAATAAAACACTATGTGCTTTCCATGACCATTCCCAATGACTCAACTGATGAAGTCGTGAAAATCAAATCTCCCATCGAAGAAAAACTAATCACTACCCTAAAGAATAAAAAAGAGTAA
- a CDS encoding aldehyde dehydrogenase family protein: MKKTHKIDFSSDWNLVPAPESTSHFKLKDTYDLFINGKFVAPKSGKYFDTINPATEKVLAKVAEANEADIDAAVKAARKAYDTVWSKLSGKERGKYIYRIARIIQERAREFAVVETLNGGKAIRESRDVDVPLAAAHFFYYAGWADKLEYAFPNRKPKALGVAGQIIPWNFPLLMAAWKIAPALAAGNTVVIKSSETTPLTAYLLAEVIQEAGLPAGVVNIVSGAGQTGSFIVNHPDVDKIAFTGSTAVGKIIMKAIAGTPKKSTMELGGKAANIIFEDAALDQAVEGIVNGIFFNQGHVCCAGSRLYVQESVFDVVVQKLKDRMNSLNVGDPLDKNTDIGAINSKKQLDTISKYIEIGKAEGAEMYQPTCDLPAKGFWCRPTIFTKVSQSNRIAQEEIFGPVLAIQTFRTVDEVIEKANNTPYGLSAGVWTDKGSKIFNMTSQMRAGVVWANTFNKFDPASPFGGYKESGFGREGGVHGLEAYLKFE; encoded by the coding sequence ATGAAAAAAACACATAAAATAGATTTTAGTTCTGACTGGAATTTGGTACCAGCACCAGAAAGCACTAGCCACTTTAAACTTAAGGATACTTACGATTTGTTTATCAACGGGAAGTTTGTAGCACCAAAATCTGGAAAATATTTTGACACTATTAATCCGGCAACGGAGAAAGTTTTGGCCAAAGTGGCAGAAGCTAATGAAGCTGATATAGATGCAGCCGTAAAAGCAGCTCGAAAAGCATACGATACTGTTTGGTCCAAATTATCCGGAAAAGAACGCGGGAAATACATTTACCGAATTGCTAGAATCATTCAAGAACGCGCCAGAGAATTTGCTGTGGTTGAAACTTTAAACGGTGGAAAAGCAATACGTGAATCTCGTGATGTGGATGTTCCTTTAGCAGCAGCACATTTCTTTTATTATGCTGGATGGGCTGATAAATTGGAATACGCTTTCCCAAACAGAAAACCAAAAGCTTTAGGCGTTGCAGGACAAATTATTCCATGGAACTTTCCATTATTAATGGCGGCATGGAAAATAGCTCCAGCTTTAGCTGCTGGAAATACAGTGGTTATCAAATCTTCTGAAACTACTCCGTTGACGGCTTATTTATTGGCAGAAGTGATTCAAGAAGCGGGATTACCAGCTGGAGTTGTAAACATTGTTTCAGGTGCAGGACAAACAGGTTCATTTATTGTAAATCATCCCGATGTAGATAAAATCGCCTTCACGGGTTCAACAGCTGTGGGTAAAATTATCATGAAAGCCATTGCTGGAACTCCAAAAAAATCCACTATGGAATTGGGAGGGAAAGCTGCCAATATCATTTTTGAAGACGCCGCTTTAGATCAAGCAGTAGAAGGAATCGTTAACGGAATCTTCTTCAATCAAGGTCATGTTTGTTGTGCGGGTTCTCGTCTTTACGTTCAGGAATCAGTATTTGATGTCGTAGTTCAGAAGTTGAAGGACAGAATGAATTCCTTAAACGTTGGAGATCCATTAGATAAGAATACTGATATTGGTGCCATCAATTCCAAAAAACAATTAGATACCATCAGTAAATATATCGAAATTGGAAAAGCGGAAGGTGCCGAAATGTACCAACCAACTTGCGATTTGCCTGCAAAAGGGTTTTGGTGTAGACCAACCATTTTTACGAAAGTAAGTCAGTCGAATAGAATTGCACAGGAAGAAATTTTCGGGCCCGTTTTAGCTATTCAAACGTTCAGAACGGTAGACGAAGTTATCGAAAAAGCCAATAATACACCATACGGATTATCAGCTGGTGTATGGACGGACAAAGGTTCCAAAATCTTTAACATGACTTCACAAATGCGTGCTGGAGTAGTTTGGGCCAATACCTTTAACAAGTTTGATCCAGCTTCACCATTCGGAGGATACAAAGAAAGTGGCTTCGGAAGAGAAGGTGGCGTTCACGGATTGGAAGCGTATTTAAAATTTGAATAA